A genomic region of Parachlamydia acanthamoebae contains the following coding sequences:
- the aroC gene encoding chorismate synthase encodes MASNTFGNIFRMTTWGESHGKAIGVVVDGCPAGLDIHESDIQTALALRAPGRNLYTSPRVENDKAQILSGIFEGKTTGAPISILISNHDADSSKYESIKDLLRPGHANYTYLEKYGIFDYRGGGRASARETACRVAAGAIAKKLLQIQGIQIIAYIKQIGLIQANVDVRQIEEMRNLMEQSPLFCPDLNSVPAMIDLIEKAINEKDSLGGVVEFAALSIPVGLGDPIYQKLEAHLAYAMMSIPASKGFEIGEGFQSVSMPGSVHNDRFENISGEIQTETNHAGGILGGISNGMPIVGRVAFKPTSSIMQPQKTVTMQGEMAAFQLPEGSRHDPCVAIRAVPVVEAMLAIVLADAMLLNRCVKL; translated from the coding sequence ATGGCCAGTAACACCTTTGGAAATATCTTTAGAATGACAACATGGGGAGAATCCCACGGCAAAGCAATTGGCGTGGTGGTTGATGGATGTCCTGCTGGCTTAGATATACATGAAAGTGACATTCAGACTGCTTTGGCTTTACGTGCTCCAGGTCGCAACCTCTATACATCTCCTCGTGTTGAAAATGATAAAGCTCAGATTCTTTCAGGCATATTTGAAGGCAAGACAACAGGTGCTCCCATTAGCATTCTCATTTCGAATCATGATGCCGATTCGAGCAAATATGAGTCCATTAAAGATTTGCTTAGACCCGGGCATGCAAATTATACTTATTTAGAAAAATATGGAATTTTTGATTATAGAGGCGGCGGCAGGGCTTCTGCACGAGAAACTGCTTGTCGCGTGGCTGCAGGAGCTATAGCCAAAAAACTTTTGCAAATACAAGGAATTCAAATAATTGCCTATATCAAGCAAATTGGCCTCATACAGGCAAATGTTGACGTGCGTCAAATTGAAGAGATGCGAAACCTCATGGAGCAAAGTCCCCTTTTTTGTCCGGACCTAAACAGTGTTCCTGCGATGATTGATTTAATCGAAAAAGCGATTAATGAAAAAGACTCTCTTGGTGGAGTGGTTGAATTTGCTGCTTTGTCAATTCCTGTTGGATTAGGAGATCCCATTTATCAAAAATTAGAGGCACATTTAGCCTATGCTATGATGAGTATACCGGCTTCCAAAGGTTTTGAAATAGGAGAAGGATTTCAATCTGTATCGATGCCTGGATCTGTGCACAACGATCGTTTTGAAAACATCTCGGGGGAAATTCAAACGGAAACAAACCATGCAGGCGGCATTTTAGGAGGAATTTCAAATGGAATGCCCATAGTCGGAAGGGTCGCCTTCAAACCGACATCAAGCATTATGCAGCCTCAAAAAACTGTCACAATGCAAGGAGAGATGGCTGCATTTCAGTTGCCTGAGGGGTCTCGCCATGATCCTTGTGTCGCCATTCGCGCTGTCCCTGTAGTAGAGGCCATGCTTGCTATTGTCCTTGCGGATGCCATGCTTTTAAATCGGTGTGTTAAATTATGA
- a CDS encoding flavin monoamine oxidase family protein produces the protein MDVIVIGAGYAGLACAYALAQKHWNVLLLEASHRPGGRALDYSLTDSHPVEMGGQYICKRQKKIHALLNEFRIQTYETDNEGQHFLKNDRHNFLPLDSFHIPDEFNAALNLLEKMTRHVRSSSAQHWNSITFQEWLNQSLQSPDAKQLFRFMINQGFSVEPEEVSLLQMLWLFKRNYGLPTWTLGGAQASRIEGGSQALAHCLSESLGERIHYRQAVKTIIQNQEGVQVQTADQQFHAQAVVVCIPPNRVKTLAFDPPLPPRYAQIFDAFQVVGQTLKIQAVYEKPFWRQQGWSGNGISLTDIPMLTNDNSPLNSSLGVLSGMLTASAASKWMSKDQEERKNAVLQTWAHVFGKEALTPLQYKEHDWTNDPFISCGQASYLSPNAPHEILEDSALPRVNRILWASSELAKDWSGCLEGAIYAGEQAAQEIAMVLERSYASI, from the coding sequence ATGGATGTCATCGTCATTGGAGCCGGTTATGCCGGCTTAGCCTGTGCTTATGCACTCGCTCAAAAACATTGGAATGTTCTTTTACTAGAAGCATCACACAGACCCGGTGGACGTGCATTAGATTATAGCCTAACTGATTCTCATCCTGTAGAAATGGGCGGACAATACATTTGTAAAAGGCAAAAAAAAATTCATGCTCTTTTAAATGAATTTAGGATTCAAACGTACGAGACAGACAACGAAGGGCAACATTTTTTAAAAAATGATCGCCACAATTTTTTACCACTTGATTCCTTTCATATCCCTGATGAATTTAATGCTGCATTAAATCTGCTTGAAAAAATGACAAGACATGTCAGGTCATCCTCTGCTCAACATTGGAATTCAATTACCTTCCAAGAATGGCTCAATCAAAGCTTGCAATCTCCAGATGCCAAGCAGTTGTTTCGTTTCATGATCAACCAAGGCTTTTCAGTCGAACCTGAAGAGGTGTCATTACTTCAAATGCTTTGGTTATTTAAAAGAAATTATGGGCTACCAACATGGACATTGGGAGGCGCTCAGGCCAGTCGAATCGAAGGAGGATCACAAGCTCTTGCACATTGTCTTTCCGAATCTCTCGGAGAGCGCATTCATTATCGGCAAGCTGTCAAAACAATTATACAAAATCAAGAAGGGGTACAGGTCCAAACGGCTGATCAGCAATTTCATGCTCAAGCAGTTGTGGTTTGCATTCCACCTAATCGCGTTAAAACACTTGCGTTTGATCCGCCTCTCCCTCCGCGATACGCTCAGATATTTGATGCGTTTCAAGTAGTGGGACAAACGCTGAAAATACAAGCTGTCTATGAAAAACCATTTTGGCGTCAACAAGGTTGGTCTGGTAACGGAATCTCCTTAACTGATATTCCGATGTTAACGAATGACAATAGCCCTTTAAACTCTTCTTTAGGCGTTTTATCAGGAATGCTAACCGCTTCCGCAGCATCAAAATGGATGTCCAAAGATCAAGAAGAAAGAAAAAATGCCGTTTTGCAGACATGGGCTCATGTTTTTGGAAAAGAGGCTTTAACTCCCCTTCAATATAAGGAACATGATTGGACAAATGATCCCTTTATCTCCTGTGGACAAGCTAGTTACTTATCTCCAAATGCTCCTCATGAAATTTTGGAAGATTCCGCTTTACCAAGAGTCAATCGCATTTTATGGGCTTCTTCTGAATTGGCAAAAGACTGGAGTGGGTGTTTAGAAGGTGCCATCTATGCCGGGGAGCAAGCGGCTCAAGAAATAGCAATGGTCTTGGAGAGATCGTATGCCTCAATATAG
- a CDS encoding antibiotic biosynthesis monooxygenase, which yields MPQYSENPIILSILTEIPSLSESAFTDWQAHFNSQIVNFSGFISLEFLAPTKKEKHWQIVQRFSDQASASKWKHSNPYQELLKELSSLAPDGKIEEIQVDAASFEGVTEIIITEVSSDRVEDYRKWTAKIHQAEAKFAGFRGVYIQSPEENRGKHWITLLQFDTMENLDQWLNSSERKTLLNESAPFISSLEIHRVISPFAGWFASIAKVSEIPAVWKQTMIVLLVLFPIVMLEIKFLSPFTAGLNLSLATFIGNMISVSLIAFPLMPLAIGLLGWWLSPEGRNRRLYTILGTCLVIGLYLLEIMLFWGSS from the coding sequence ATGCCTCAATATAGCGAGAATCCCATCATTCTCAGCATTCTAACAGAAATTCCCTCTCTTTCGGAATCGGCATTTACGGATTGGCAAGCACATTTCAATTCCCAAATTGTCAATTTCTCAGGATTTATTAGCCTTGAATTTTTAGCCCCTACTAAAAAGGAAAAGCATTGGCAAATTGTGCAAAGATTTTCTGATCAAGCGAGCGCATCCAAATGGAAGCATTCAAATCCTTATCAGGAACTATTAAAAGAACTCAGCAGTCTAGCTCCAGATGGCAAAATTGAAGAGATTCAGGTGGATGCGGCTAGCTTTGAAGGGGTAACAGAGATCATTATCACGGAAGTAAGCTCTGATCGGGTTGAGGATTACCGAAAATGGACAGCAAAGATTCATCAAGCCGAAGCGAAGTTTGCTGGCTTTCGAGGCGTTTATATTCAATCTCCTGAGGAAAATCGAGGAAAGCATTGGATCACTTTATTGCAATTTGACACGATGGAAAACTTAGACCAGTGGTTGAATTCTTCTGAAAGAAAGACGCTGTTAAATGAATCGGCCCCCTTTATCTCATCGCTTGAAATCCATCGCGTCATCTCCCCTTTTGCCGGCTGGTTTGCTTCCATCGCAAAAGTCAGTGAAATCCCAGCTGTGTGGAAACAGACCATGATTGTGTTGCTTGTGCTCTTTCCTATTGTGATGTTGGAGATTAAATTCTTATCCCCATTCACCGCAGGCCTAAACCTTTCATTAGCCACATTCATCGGCAACATGATTAGCGTATCACTGATTGCCTTTCCTTTAATGCCTCTTGCAATTGGACTACTCGGCTGGTGGCTATCGCCTGAAGGCCGAAATCGTCGACTCTATACGATCCTCGGCACATGCCTTGTCATTGGGCTTTATCTTTTAGAAATTATGCTTTTTTGGGGTTCAAGCTAA
- the aroB gene encoding 3-dehydroquinate synthase: MSSPLTCSIPGTVIQYKIEIHNHILGHLLHFLNPFGYTFAIIADDMTGALYGENIKKALLNQGLEVHLFTFPHGEENKTRVTKEYIENQLLEKNLGRDTCILALGGGVVTDLAGYIAATYCRGVPLVMLPTTLLGMVDASIGGKTGINVPQGKNLLGCIYQPKLVLMDLSTLSTLPSNEIRNGIVEMIKHGAIADASYFNFLENHSDQILALEPSLLRKAIYDSCLIKKSIVEQDEKENGKRHLLNFGHTIGHALEHLTHYEISHGEAVAIGILVESYLAVLNGYLKQASFDKIWQILKQYALPLQLPIPFSAETLYDAMILDKKSLNGKPRFVMLQEIGSPFKEACISVEDETIRKAVEWMNHDLCRH; the protein is encoded by the coding sequence ATGAGCTCGCCATTAACTTGCTCTATTCCTGGTACAGTCATTCAATATAAAATTGAAATTCACAACCATATTTTAGGCCATTTACTTCATTTTTTGAACCCATTTGGTTATACATTTGCAATTATCGCAGATGATATGACAGGTGCTTTATATGGAGAAAATATTAAAAAAGCGCTTTTAAATCAGGGTTTAGAAGTCCATTTGTTTACATTTCCTCATGGAGAAGAAAATAAAACGCGGGTAACCAAAGAATATATAGAAAATCAACTCCTAGAAAAAAACTTAGGTCGTGATACTTGTATCTTAGCATTAGGTGGAGGTGTTGTGACAGATTTAGCTGGCTATATTGCGGCTACATACTGCCGAGGTGTTCCTCTGGTCATGTTGCCAACCACTCTATTAGGAATGGTAGATGCCAGCATTGGGGGGAAAACGGGTATTAATGTTCCTCAAGGGAAAAATTTACTTGGATGTATTTACCAACCTAAGCTTGTATTGATGGACTTATCGACATTGAGCACATTGCCCTCAAATGAGATAAGAAATGGGATTGTGGAGATGATTAAGCATGGAGCTATTGCAGACGCCTCTTATTTTAATTTTTTAGAAAACCATTCGGATCAAATATTAGCCTTAGAGCCCTCGTTATTGCGAAAAGCTATCTACGATAGTTGTTTAATCAAGAAAAGTATTGTGGAGCAAGATGAAAAAGAAAATGGGAAAAGGCATTTGCTCAATTTTGGGCACACCATTGGGCATGCTTTAGAGCATTTAACGCATTACGAAATATCCCATGGGGAGGCTGTTGCTATAGGAATACTTGTAGAAAGCTATTTGGCTGTCCTCAATGGGTATCTTAAGCAAGCGTCTTTTGACAAAATTTGGCAAATTTTGAAACAATATGCGCTTCCTTTGCAACTCCCAATCCCTTTTTCTGCTGAAACACTATATGATGCGATGATTTTAGATAAAAAATCGTTAAACGGGAAACCCCGTTTTGTGATGTTACAAGAAATCGGGAGCCCTTTTAAAGAGGCTTGCATTTCCGTGGAAGATGAAACCATAAGAAAAGCTGTAGAATGGATGAATCATGATTTGTGTCGTCATTAA
- a CDS encoding nucleoside deaminase: MNKKNHEEFMKRAIALSRKASIEEKTGGVFGAVIVKDGKIIAEGYNQVLKHNDPTWHAEMHAIREACKKLGKPHLEGCDLYTSAECCPMCLSAAYWAHIDHIYYAATTHDALKYGNFADVDILEEIRKEPSERKISFTEIMRPQAVEVWKEFAEMPNKAFY; this comes from the coding sequence ATGAATAAAAAAAACCATGAAGAATTTATGAAACGTGCGATCGCACTAAGCAGAAAGGCTTCAATCGAAGAAAAAACGGGAGGGGTTTTTGGTGCCGTAATTGTCAAAGATGGCAAAATCATTGCCGAGGGTTATAACCAGGTGCTTAAGCACAACGATCCCACATGGCACGCGGAAATGCATGCCATTCGAGAAGCTTGTAAAAAGTTAGGAAAGCCTCATTTAGAAGGATGTGATCTTTATACAAGTGCGGAGTGTTGTCCGATGTGTTTGTCTGCAGCCTATTGGGCACACATTGATCACATTTATTACGCAGCAACAACCCACGACGCCTTAAAATATGGAAACTTTGCAGATGTGGATATTTTAGAAGAAATCCGCAAAGAACCCTCCGAAAGAAAAATCTCCTTTACCGAAATCATGCGTCCACAAGCTGTTGAAGTTTGGAAAGAGTTTGCTGAAATGCCTAACAAGGCGTTTTATTAA
- the aroE gene encoding shikimate dehydrogenase, with protein sequence MICVVIKGPTYLEARQQIERALPYADLVELRLDLFVNVDETSLLELKSIFSIPMIFTLRSQAQGGNFNQSEESRVEHIYRLAALKPFYLDLESHMPEDVVRDISSLHPEIQLILSYHNLQETPENFDHLYADMQKIPAHFYKIAVTAKSSVDTMRLLVWSKNQNAKLIPISMGPNGQISRILGPIVNHPFTFASLDEDPKNPLGQLSAKLLIEQYRYRTLTSQTAIYGLIGDPVNLSISDETHNAVLAACGMDAVYVKIPVKSTELSPFLELAKALPIRGLSVTMPLKKSIMSFIDHLDVKAEKIGAVNTLQFKEDQIYGFNTDGMGAMEALETKCGIQGKHVVIIGAGGAARAIAYEAVQKKALVTVINRSPEKAYEIAHAFGCQGKGLHEMPACAQVGYDILINCTSVPMPIAFEDILPHVLVMDIKTKPKVSLFLENALKKGCQVIFGYQMFIAQALGQFKLWFKRMDRNKSQKILEEKVMTSLSSIKTERLILRPWRESDLEPFAKLNADPRVLEYFPATLTREESDALAQRIISKMDEQGWGLWAVSLPGVSDFIGFIGLSKVLFEASFTPAVEIGWRLAYDFWGKGYAPEGALAALQYGFETLHLDKIVSFTTVQNERSRKVMEKIGMKHHPEDDFDHPRLSLEHPLSRHVLYSVRAQDFFSLNPKKA encoded by the coding sequence ATGATTTGTGTCGTCATTAAAGGGCCGACGTACTTAGAAGCACGCCAGCAGATTGAAAGGGCTTTGCCATACGCCGATCTTGTTGAATTACGTTTAGACCTTTTTGTAAATGTGGATGAAACCTCTTTGCTGGAATTAAAATCGATTTTTTCTATTCCGATGATTTTTACTTTGAGAAGTCAGGCCCAGGGGGGAAACTTCAATCAATCGGAAGAAAGCCGCGTTGAGCACATTTATCGTCTCGCAGCATTAAAGCCGTTCTATTTAGATTTGGAAAGCCATATGCCTGAAGATGTGGTGAGAGATATTTCTTCTTTACATCCAGAAATCCAGTTAATCCTCTCTTATCACAATTTGCAAGAGACTCCCGAAAATTTCGATCATTTGTACGCAGACATGCAAAAAATCCCAGCTCATTTTTATAAAATTGCTGTGACGGCTAAAAGCTCTGTGGATACGATGCGCTTGCTGGTTTGGTCTAAAAATCAGAATGCAAAACTGATTCCGATTAGCATGGGACCTAATGGACAAATCAGTCGGATCTTAGGCCCTATTGTTAACCATCCTTTTACATTTGCATCTCTTGATGAAGATCCCAAAAATCCTCTAGGACAGTTATCCGCAAAGTTATTGATTGAGCAGTACCGCTACCGCACATTGACATCCCAAACCGCCATTTATGGATTGATCGGAGATCCAGTTAATTTAAGTATTAGCGATGAAACACACAACGCTGTGTTGGCAGCGTGTGGGATGGATGCTGTTTATGTAAAAATTCCTGTTAAAAGTACCGAGTTATCCCCATTCCTCGAATTAGCCAAAGCATTGCCCATTCGTGGACTTAGTGTCACAATGCCTCTAAAAAAATCCATCATGTCCTTTATCGATCACCTCGATGTGAAGGCAGAAAAAATCGGGGCTGTCAATACCCTGCAATTTAAAGAGGATCAAATCTATGGTTTTAATACGGATGGCATGGGTGCTATGGAAGCTTTGGAGACCAAATGTGGAATTCAAGGGAAACATGTCGTCATCATTGGAGCGGGAGGTGCTGCTCGAGCAATTGCCTATGAAGCAGTGCAGAAAAAGGCTTTGGTTACAGTTATTAATCGATCTCCAGAAAAAGCCTACGAAATCGCCCATGCATTTGGTTGCCAGGGAAAAGGATTACATGAGATGCCAGCTTGCGCACAAGTGGGATACGATATTTTAATTAACTGCACGTCTGTGCCCATGCCTATTGCTTTTGAAGATATTCTTCCACATGTTCTTGTCATGGACATTAAAACAAAGCCTAAAGTATCATTGTTCCTTGAAAATGCCTTAAAAAAAGGCTGTCAGGTAATTTTTGGTTATCAGATGTTCATAGCCCAGGCGCTAGGACAATTTAAATTATGGTTTAAACGAATGGATCGGAATAAATCCCAAAAAATTTTAGAGGAGAAGGTCATGACGAGTTTAAGCTCGATCAAAACCGAACGATTAATCTTGCGCCCTTGGCGAGAGAGTGATCTAGAGCCATTTGCTAAGCTCAACGCAGATCCGCGAGTCCTTGAGTATTTCCCAGCAACGCTCACACGGGAAGAAAGTGATGCATTAGCTCAAAGAATTATCTCAAAAATGGATGAACAAGGATGGGGATTATGGGCGGTTTCACTCCCTGGCGTTTCCGATTTTATTGGATTTATTGGACTATCAAAAGTTCTTTTTGAGGCCAGTTTTACTCCTGCTGTTGAAATTGGATGGAGGCTCGCCTATGATTTTTGGGGAAAAGGCTATGCTCCAGAGGGGGCGTTGGCTGCTTTGCAATATGGATTCGAAACACTACATCTTGATAAGATTGTTTCATTCACAACTGTTCAAAATGAACGCTCAAGAAAGGTGATGGAAAAAATTGGAATGAAACATCATCCAGAGGATGACTTTGATCACCCTCGATTGTCCTTGGAACATCCCTTATCTCGGCATGTCCTCTACAGTGTGCGTGCGCAAGATTTTTTTAGCTTGAACCCCAAAAAAGCATAA
- the aroA gene encoding 3-phosphoshikimate 1-carboxyvinyltransferase: protein MGKYLIKPATLTGEIGIPPSKSHTLRAILFATLAKGKSVVHHYLASPDTYAMIEACRHLGAKIEVFPTCIEIRGTGGKIAYAENVIDAGNSGIVLRFCTAIGALGSLPIVITGDHSIRHQRPMQPLLEGLSQLGVSQSSMRGDGFAPVIIQGPIKSGKTVINGEDSQPVSALLIAAAFAEGSIEIVVKNPGETPWINLTLNWLDRLGIPYENHNFTHYRLFGNACYEGFDYTVPGDFSSAAFPIAAALVTDSELVVRNIDMHDVQGDKELLSVFQRMGAKLHFDETQNILLVKRGGKLSGISVDINNFIDSITILSVLACFADGETHIRNAAIARRKECNRITSIATELRKMGADVSELEDGLIVRKSILNGAQLHSYQDHRMVMSLTVAALGARGETLLTSTECVSKTFPTFVRDFNRLGANIQECT, encoded by the coding sequence ATGGGAAAATATCTCATTAAACCAGCGACGTTAACAGGAGAGATAGGAATACCACCATCCAAGTCACATACCTTGCGTGCCATTCTTTTTGCGACCTTAGCTAAAGGAAAAAGTGTCGTTCACCACTATCTGGCCTCTCCCGATACATACGCAATGATAGAAGCTTGTCGGCATTTAGGGGCAAAAATTGAGGTTTTTCCCACATGTATTGAAATAAGGGGAACGGGCGGAAAAATTGCATACGCAGAGAATGTGATTGATGCCGGTAATTCGGGCATTGTCTTACGTTTTTGCACAGCCATTGGAGCTTTGGGATCCCTCCCCATTGTGATAACGGGAGATCACTCCATTCGACATCAAAGGCCTATGCAACCTCTTTTGGAAGGCCTTTCGCAATTAGGTGTTTCACAGTCATCCATGCGAGGAGATGGTTTTGCTCCTGTGATTATCCAGGGACCCATTAAATCAGGCAAAACAGTTATAAATGGTGAAGATTCTCAACCGGTTTCTGCTTTGTTAATTGCCGCAGCCTTTGCTGAGGGTTCCATTGAAATAGTTGTCAAAAATCCCGGAGAAACACCTTGGATTAACCTTACGCTTAATTGGTTAGATCGACTTGGGATCCCTTACGAAAACCACAACTTTACCCATTATCGTTTGTTTGGCAACGCGTGCTATGAAGGCTTTGATTATACTGTTCCTGGAGATTTCAGTTCCGCGGCCTTTCCTATTGCTGCAGCCTTAGTGACAGACTCCGAGCTTGTTGTAAGAAATATCGACATGCATGATGTGCAGGGCGACAAAGAACTGCTCTCTGTTTTTCAAAGAATGGGAGCCAAGCTTCACTTTGATGAAACCCAAAACATCTTGCTCGTCAAGAGAGGGGGAAAACTTTCAGGGATTTCTGTCGACATTAACAATTTTATTGATTCCATCACGATATTAAGTGTCTTGGCTTGTTTTGCAGATGGTGAAACACACATCCGTAATGCAGCTATAGCAAGGCGGAAAGAATGTAACCGTATTACAAGCATTGCGACAGAATTGCGAAAAATGGGTGCTGATGTTTCTGAATTGGAAGATGGCTTAATTGTGAGAAAATCTATTTTAAATGGTGCACAATTGCATTCTTACCAAGATCACCGTATGGTGATGTCTCTTACCGTTGCAGCCTTGGGAGCTCGAGGTGAGACACTTTTGACTTCAACAGAGTGTGTTTCTAAAACATTTCCCACTTTTGTACGCGACTTTAATCGTTTAGGTGCCAATATTCAGGAGTGCACATGA
- a CDS encoding NUDIX hydrolase: MHTIQSTISQIVTSIKPFDQQEKEHIAFTQNWIASGSQLFRLFKPANPAIHLVSYFVVFDQNSQKILMVDHKKSELWLPPGGHVERNEHPKETVKREIIEELGIEAHFFFDDPFFLTVTDTVGCVQLHTDVSLWYVVKGNSNESLQYDKDEFHQICWYDWDQIPYERSDVHMRRFIDKLMHHLANKI, translated from the coding sequence ATGCATACAATTCAGTCCACAATTTCACAAATTGTGACTTCAATTAAACCATTTGACCAACAAGAAAAAGAGCATATTGCATTTACTCAAAACTGGATTGCTTCTGGATCTCAGCTTTTTCGTTTATTCAAACCCGCAAATCCAGCCATCCATTTAGTTTCTTATTTTGTGGTATTCGACCAGAACAGTCAGAAAATTTTGATGGTCGATCATAAAAAATCAGAATTGTGGCTACCACCCGGTGGACATGTTGAACGCAATGAACATCCTAAAGAAACAGTGAAACGAGAAATCATTGAGGAATTAGGAATCGAAGCCCATTTTTTTTTCGATGACCCCTTTTTTTTAACGGTGACGGATACGGTTGGTTGTGTCCAATTGCATACAGATGTTTCTCTTTGGTATGTTGTCAAAGGAAACAGCAATGAGTCACTTCAATACGATAAAGATGAGTTTCATCAAATCTGTTGGTATGATTGGGATCAGATTCCTTACGAACGTTCAGATGTGCATATGCGAAGATTCATAGATAAGTTGATGCACCATCTAGCAAAT
- a CDS encoding HAD family hydrolase: protein MKIQAVFWDYDNTILETAEAHWNKHHTVLRRHGIHLPESYRQRVYENNGVQNWDWMHQELGLPISQENYLYEIDAEFQQAIQTLEMRPGVSQLLALFQDLEIPQAIITNARRDSAEPVLQRRGIAALMQFILFKEDYEGRKPDPTPYLVGLTKMAKVLEEPIHAKQCVAIEDDPKGVEAAHKAGLIVIHRKLREDDLDSPFADYACYQTDHFLEVMQNIMPLK from the coding sequence ATGAAAATTCAAGCTGTGTTTTGGGATTACGACAATACTATTCTAGAAACCGCAGAAGCTCATTGGAATAAGCATCACACAGTCTTAAGACGTCATGGCATTCATCTTCCTGAGAGTTACCGCCAACGCGTTTATGAGAACAATGGCGTGCAAAATTGGGATTGGATGCATCAAGAGCTTGGCTTACCAATTTCTCAAGAAAATTACCTGTACGAGATAGATGCTGAATTTCAACAGGCGATTCAAACTCTTGAAATGCGACCCGGAGTTTCTCAGCTTTTAGCCTTGTTCCAAGATCTGGAAATTCCGCAAGCAATTATTACAAATGCGCGGCGTGATTCCGCAGAGCCTGTATTACAACGCAGAGGGATAGCAGCCCTTATGCAATTCATTCTCTTTAAAGAAGATTATGAAGGTCGTAAACCTGATCCGACTCCCTACCTAGTCGGATTAACAAAAATGGCAAAAGTCCTGGAAGAGCCGATTCATGCTAAGCAATGCGTCGCCATTGAAGACGATCCAAAAGGTGTAGAGGCGGCACATAAGGCGGGCCTGATAGTCATACATCGTAAACTTCGTGAAGATGATCTTGATAGCCCCTTTGCTGACTATGCCTGCTACCAAACAGATCACTTTCTTGAAGTGATGCAAAATATCATGCCACTCAAATAA
- a CDS encoding shikimate kinase: MNIVLCGLPMSGKTTVGKRLSIQLNWTFIDTDEMIECAYEKEFGEKLSCRQIYRKEGESFFRELENEQVLTLENTHQSVIATGGGTFHVQKNVQILQDNGILFYLMLSPEEAWKRTAVKGIPAFLEKSYPEQAFYAIAEKRLPLYAASSHVTIEAHCLTVEEITAAILNHEEIKHGQ; encoded by the coding sequence ATGAACATTGTTTTATGCGGCTTGCCTATGAGCGGAAAAACAACGGTGGGGAAGAGATTGTCAATCCAATTAAATTGGACGTTCATTGATACAGATGAAATGATCGAATGTGCTTATGAAAAGGAATTTGGGGAAAAGCTGTCCTGTCGACAAATTTACCGAAAAGAAGGGGAATCTTTTTTTAGGGAATTAGAGAATGAACAGGTGTTAACATTAGAAAATACGCATCAAAGCGTGATCGCAACGGGTGGCGGAACCTTTCATGTGCAAAAGAATGTTCAAATTTTGCAAGACAATGGCATTCTATTTTATCTCATGCTATCACCAGAAGAGGCTTGGAAGAGAACCGCTGTAAAAGGGATTCCTGCTTTTTTGGAGAAATCGTATCCTGAGCAGGCATTTTATGCAATCGCCGAAAAACGACTTCCTCTGTATGCAGCTTCCTCTCATGTCACAATAGAAGCGCATTGCCTGACGGTAGAAGAAATTACAGCTGCCATTTTAAATCACGAGGAGATCAAGCATGGCCAGTAA
- a CDS encoding YiiD C-terminal domain-containing protein codes for MEKKVEAYLYAHIPITQAMGIKVELATPQKVILFAPLANNINHKKTVFGGSLHAVATLACWSLLYIHLHNEPFQIVITKSEVSYDAPVSEDFRAECEFPKKEEWDRFIKILKIRGKGRIRLFAKIYQKGKLCVDYHATFAVI; via the coding sequence ATGGAAAAAAAAGTAGAGGCGTATCTTTACGCGCATATTCCGATTACTCAGGCCATGGGAATAAAGGTGGAGTTGGCAACCCCGCAAAAAGTCATCTTGTTTGCTCCTCTTGCCAACAACATTAATCATAAAAAAACCGTTTTTGGGGGCAGCCTGCATGCAGTGGCGACCTTGGCATGTTGGAGTTTGCTGTATATCCATTTACATAATGAGCCTTTTCAAATTGTCATTACGAAAAGCGAAGTCTCGTACGATGCCCCTGTCAGCGAAGATTTTAGAGCAGAATGTGAATTTCCTAAAAAAGAGGAATGGGATCGTTTTATTAAAATCCTGAAAATAAGAGGGAAGGGGAGGATACGCCTATTTGCTAAAATATACCAGAAAGGGAAGCTTTGCGTAGACTATCACGCAACTTTTGCGGTTATTTGA